A region of Flavobacterium album DNA encodes the following proteins:
- the sppA gene encoding signal peptide peptidase SppA — MNTTPNQPYPYKPAKTGPSFFKMLLATLTGLFLFCFLFFILFLIIVGVAAAGGEKQTAQVKDNSVIELDLSKVTEDYSGTFYNDEYSFLNSEPHEGLSDVLRAIESAKKDDRIKGISITNGMTMLGIAQIKSLRDQLEDFKKAKKFVVAYSDNYTQSDYYLNSVADTLYLNPVGEVDFKGLSSEVMFFKDLQEKTGVKMEVIRHGKYKSAVEPFLANEMSPANREQITAMLTSIWASVADDISKSRNIPLDSINSIAENLKGRTPEMAKANKLIDKIGYEDEYHNGIKKALKVKKDEDYNSVDILDYVDATALDGYTSGAKDDIAIIYAQGEITGGEGGLTAIGEDPMRESFKAALEDDNVKAIVLRVNSPGGSALTSELIWREIELAKKKKPVVVSMGNYAASGGYYISCNANRIFAEPGTITGSIGVFGVLPNMSELSNRIGIHTEQVSTHSNASGYSLFTPLQDNTREVIQQSIERVYTTFVNRVAAGRKMSFEQVDAIAQGRVWTGSEALKNGLVDELGGMDDAIKYAAKLAKIKTYNTVNFPEYEMTFEKLFAGLSGMPFAKTKEEFIKEEVGEQNYQMIERLRRVSQLRGTQAIMPYEINIR; from the coding sequence ATGAATACTACCCCAAATCAGCCTTATCCTTATAAACCGGCGAAAACCGGCCCTTCATTTTTCAAAATGCTGCTGGCTACCCTAACAGGGCTTTTCCTTTTTTGCTTCCTGTTCTTTATCCTTTTCCTCATCATAGTAGGCGTTGCCGCTGCAGGTGGTGAAAAACAAACCGCGCAGGTAAAAGACAATTCGGTGATAGAGCTTGACCTGAGCAAAGTTACCGAAGACTATTCCGGCACATTTTACAACGACGAATACAGCTTCCTGAACTCTGAACCGCACGAAGGCCTGTCGGATGTATTGAGGGCGATAGAATCGGCTAAGAAAGACGACCGCATCAAGGGCATTTCGATAACCAACGGCATGACGATGCTGGGTATCGCACAGATAAAATCGTTGCGTGACCAACTGGAGGATTTTAAAAAAGCAAAGAAATTTGTGGTAGCCTACTCCGACAATTATACCCAAAGCGATTATTACCTTAACTCGGTAGCCGATACGCTGTACCTGAACCCGGTGGGCGAGGTAGATTTCAAAGGGTTATCATCAGAAGTGATGTTCTTTAAGGACCTGCAGGAAAAAACAGGCGTGAAGATGGAAGTGATACGCCATGGGAAATACAAAAGCGCGGTGGAACCGTTCCTGGCCAACGAGATGAGCCCTGCCAACAGGGAGCAGATCACTGCCATGCTTACCTCGATATGGGCATCGGTTGCAGATGACATTTCGAAAAGCCGCAACATTCCGCTGGACAGCATCAACAGCATTGCCGAGAACCTGAAAGGCCGTACGCCTGAAATGGCAAAAGCAAACAAGCTGATCGACAAGATAGGCTATGAAGACGAATACCACAACGGCATCAAAAAGGCGCTGAAAGTAAAGAAAGACGAAGATTACAACTCGGTTGACATACTGGATTATGTAGATGCTACGGCGCTTGACGGATACACATCCGGCGCTAAGGACGATATCGCTATCATTTACGCGCAGGGCGAAATTACCGGCGGCGAAGGCGGTCTTACGGCTATTGGCGAAGACCCAATGAGGGAATCCTTCAAGGCGGCGCTTGAGGACGACAATGTAAAAGCCATTGTGCTCCGCGTGAACTCCCCGGGCGGAAGCGCACTTACATCGGAACTTATATGGAGGGAAATTGAGCTTGCCAAAAAGAAAAAGCCGGTAGTGGTATCGATGGGCAACTATGCGGCATCGGGAGGCTATTATATTTCGTGTAACGCCAACAGGATATTTGCCGAGCCGGGCACCATCACAGGTTCAATAGGCGTATTTGGCGTACTGCCGAACATGTCTGAACTATCCAACAGGATAGGGATACATACCGAGCAGGTGAGCACACACAGCAATGCATCGGGCTACAGCCTGTTTACGCCGTTGCAGGACAATACCCGCGAGGTGATCCAACAAAGCATTGAACGCGTGTATACCACTTTTGTGAACCGCGTGGCAGCAGGCCGCAAAATGAGCTTTGAACAGGTTGATGCTATAGCACAGGGCCGTGTATGGACCGGAAGCGAGGCGCTGAAAAATGGCCTTGTAGACGAATTGGGCGGAATGGACGATGCCATAAAATATGCTGCCAAACTTGCCAAGATAAAAACGTACAACACTGTGAACTTTCCTGAATATGAAATGACTTTTGAAAAGCTGTTTGCAGGCCTTAGTGGAATGCCATTTGCCAAAACGAAAGAAGAGTTCATTAAGGAAGAAGTGGGCGAGCAAAACTACCAGATGATCGAGCGCCTGAGACGGGTTAGCCAGCTAAGGGGCACACAGGCTATCATGCCGTATGAAATAAACATCCGATAA
- a CDS encoding AsmA-like C-terminal region-containing protein: protein MAKKILKWTGITLLVIIIALAAAPFLFKNKIKEMIVKAINEKVDATVAFEDVSLSLFSSFPKANVTVDKLSIINKAPFAGDTLVYMGELNLDMSVKELFKGDGEPMNIESLSTKDGVINILFNKDGVGNFDIALKDKDEKPSDAKESKPFALNVQDYKIENLRFKYYDERSKIKMVIDSLNHEGKGNFAASKLDLDTKTTARLTLDMDKTNYMRNVTLSLDAVLGLDLEKSIYTFKNNKALINQLPLEFDGSLAMVEAGQQFDLTFKTPTSSFKNFLGLIPEAYSGNLAAVKTEGDFTINGKVNGLNSDNSVPKFNIAIASNNASFKYPDLPKSVQNIVIDTKIINVTGVLNDTYVNLDKLSFRIDQDVFDASASIKNIVENPLVDAKLKGTINLTNFGKAYPVKLDMPLSGMLKADVETKFDMQAVEKSQYEKIQNNGTLSLSGFNYSGEGMAKPIVIKQADVAFNPSRITLSKFDAKTGGSDISVTGTIDNFYGFIFKDQTLKGNFNMNSDKLLVADFMAPDTKTTTTKKDGKEVKKTTTASDAVKIPAFLDCTITAKANTVVYDNLNLKDVSGKMIIKDEAVSIQNLKTSVFGGLIGANGSVSTKGAAPAFDMDLSLNSVDITQSFTQLEMLKSIAPIADVITGKINTTIKLSGKLDAKEMTPDLKSLSGDLMGQLLSTSVNPEKSKVLTALTSNLKFLDLKKLNLNQKIGLTFENGKVNIKPFNLKYQDIDVKISGQHGFDQTMSYNVAFDVPAKYLGNEVTKLLSSLKTDASKISVPVNAVITGNFKNPKVSTDLSKSVTSLTTQLVQQQKDKYLNQGIDKGKDLLGGLLGGNKNTSTTKDTTTTTKPKTSEQVKQQVEEKAKQGAGKLMEGLFKKKEKKDEK, encoded by the coding sequence ATGGCTAAGAAAATCCTGAAATGGACCGGGATAACCCTGCTGGTTATCATTATAGCGCTGGCGGCAGCGCCTTTCCTTTTTAAGAACAAGATAAAAGAGATGATCGTTAAGGCCATCAACGAGAAGGTGGATGCTACCGTGGCTTTCGAGGACGTAAGCCTGAGCCTTTTCAGCAGCTTCCCGAAAGCGAATGTGACTGTTGATAAGCTTAGTATTATCAATAAAGCGCCTTTTGCAGGCGATACGCTGGTATATATGGGCGAGCTGAACCTTGACATGTCTGTAAAAGAACTTTTTAAAGGCGATGGCGAGCCGATGAATATCGAATCGTTAAGCACGAAAGATGGAGTCATCAATATCCTATTTAATAAAGACGGCGTGGGCAACTTTGATATCGCCTTAAAAGATAAGGACGAAAAACCGTCAGATGCCAAAGAAAGCAAGCCGTTCGCGCTGAACGTGCAGGATTATAAGATAGAGAATCTTCGCTTTAAATATTACGACGAGCGCTCGAAAATAAAAATGGTGATCGACAGCCTGAACCACGAAGGTAAAGGGAATTTTGCCGCAAGCAAGCTGGACCTGGACACCAAAACCACCGCAAGGCTTACGCTGGATATGGATAAGACCAACTACATGCGCAATGTAACGCTTAGCCTAGATGCCGTGCTTGGACTCGACCTTGAAAAGAGCATTTATACTTTTAAAAATAACAAAGCGCTCATCAACCAATTGCCGCTTGAATTTGACGGAAGCCTTGCCATGGTGGAAGCCGGGCAGCAATTCGACCTGACTTTTAAAACACCGACCTCATCGTTCAAGAACTTTTTGGGACTGATACCGGAAGCGTATTCGGGCAACCTGGCAGCTGTAAAGACAGAAGGCGATTTTACCATCAACGGTAAAGTGAACGGGCTGAACAGCGACAACAGCGTGCCGAAATTCAATATCGCAATCGCATCGAACAATGCTTCATTCAAATATCCTGACCTTCCGAAATCGGTGCAGAATATCGTGATCGATACCAAGATCATCAACGTGACAGGCGTACTGAACGATACCTATGTAAACCTTGACAAGCTGTCGTTCCGTATTGACCAGGATGTCTTCGATGCCAGCGCCAGCATAAAGAATATCGTGGAAAACCCATTGGTGGATGCCAAACTGAAAGGCACCATTAACCTGACCAATTTCGGGAAAGCTTATCCTGTAAAGCTGGACATGCCGTTATCGGGTATGCTGAAGGCGGATGTGGAAACGAAATTCGACATGCAGGCCGTAGAAAAGAGCCAGTATGAAAAGATACAGAATAATGGTACCTTAAGCCTGAGCGGTTTCAACTATTCCGGTGAGGGCATGGCGAAGCCTATTGTGATCAAACAGGCAGATGTAGCCTTCAACCCAAGCCGCATTACACTAAGCAAATTTGATGCTAAAACAGGCGGTTCGGACATATCGGTTACCGGTACAATTGATAATTTTTACGGATTTATATTCAAAGATCAGACACTTAAGGGGAATTTCAATATGAATTCCGATAAGCTATTAGTTGCCGATTTCATGGCTCCGGATACCAAAACGACTACTACGAAAAAAGACGGCAAGGAAGTAAAGAAAACCACTACTGCAAGCGATGCCGTAAAAATTCCGGCATTTCTGGACTGTACCATTACAGCCAAAGCCAATACGGTAGTGTATGACAACCTGAACCTGAAAGACGTTTCGGGTAAGATGATCATAAAAGACGAGGCAGTTTCCATACAAAACCTGAAGACATCCGTCTTCGGGGGACTTATAGGGGCAAACGGCAGCGTATCGACTAAAGGCGCGGCACCGGCCTTTGACATGGATCTTTCGCTAAACAGCGTAGATATTACACAATCATTCACGCAATTGGAGATGCTGAAATCCATTGCGCCTATCGCTGATGTGATTACCGGTAAGATCAATACAACTATAAAACTTTCGGGAAAACTTGATGCCAAGGAAATGACACCCGACCTCAAGTCCCTAAGCGGCGACCTGATGGGGCAACTGCTTTCTACTTCGGTTAACCCGGAGAAATCAAAAGTGCTGACGGCGCTTACCAGCAACCTGAAGTTCCTTGATCTGAAAAAACTGAACCTGAACCAGAAAATAGGGTTGACTTTCGAGAATGGCAAGGTAAATATCAAGCCTTTCAACCTGAAATACCAGGATATCGACGTAAAGATCAGCGGGCAGCACGGCTTCGACCAGACGATGAGTTATAATGTTGCTTTCGATGTGCCTGCCAAATACTTGGGCAACGAAGTAACCAAGCTGCTAAGTTCACTGAAAACCGATGCCAGCAAAATAAGCGTTCCGGTGAATGCCGTTATTACAGGGAACTTCAAGAACCCGAAAGTAAGTACCGACCTTTCCAAATCGGTTACAAGCCTCACTACGCAGTTGGTACAGCAGCAGAAAGACAAGTACCTGAACCAGGGTATTGATAAAGGCAAGGACCTTTTGGGCGGCCTGCTGGGCGGCAACAAGAACACTTCGACAACAAAAGATACAACTACTACCACAAAACCGAAAACCAGCGAGCAGGTAAAACAGCAGGTTGAGGAAAAAGCCAAGCAAGGCGCCGGCAAGCTAATGGAAGGGTTGTTTAAGAAGAAGGAGAAGAAAGACGAGAAATAG
- the folK gene encoding 2-amino-4-hydroxy-6-hydroxymethyldihydropteridine diphosphokinase, giving the protein MRFQNTAILSLGSNMGNRLENLQWAIDTIHTKIATVTAVSGIYENPAFGFEGDDFYNCAIVVNTAKTASQLLSELLAAELEGGRTRSATERHTSRTIDIDIIAFNNEVINEEHLHIPHPRMHLRNFVLYPLRDVAHDWIHPILKLDVNALIAQSGDTGRCEFVLQLPAPLAGLRPHTFNYIAIEGNIGAGKTTLAGKISEDFNAKLILERFADNPFLPKFYKDQARYAFSLEMSFLADRYQQLTDDLAQFDLFRDFVVADYHIFKSLIFSKVTLSEDEYRLYRKLFDIMYKEMHRPGLYVYLYQTTERLLHHIKQRGRSYEQDMKAEYLESINQGYLDYIKSQAGLNVLIIDVTDRDFVHRQEDYIWLLEQINSKVI; this is encoded by the coding sequence ATGAGATTCCAAAACACCGCCATCTTATCGCTGGGCAGCAACATGGGCAACAGGCTCGAAAACCTGCAATGGGCCATCGACACCATCCATACCAAAATTGCCACGGTAACGGCTGTTTCGGGTATTTATGAAAACCCTGCATTTGGGTTCGAAGGCGATGATTTTTACAATTGTGCCATCGTCGTGAATACTGCCAAAACCGCATCACAACTGCTAAGTGAGTTGCTTGCCGCAGAACTGGAAGGCGGACGCACACGTAGCGCCACCGAAAGACATACGTCGCGAACTATCGATATTGATATTATTGCCTTTAATAATGAGGTTATTAACGAAGAGCACCTGCACATACCGCACCCGCGCATGCACCTGCGCAATTTCGTGCTCTACCCGTTGCGCGACGTGGCCCACGACTGGATCCATCCCATATTGAAGCTGGATGTGAATGCCCTGATAGCACAAAGCGGCGATACCGGAAGGTGCGAATTCGTATTACAGCTACCGGCACCACTGGCCGGTTTACGGCCGCATACCTTCAATTACATTGCCATAGAAGGGAATATAGGCGCAGGAAAGACCACCCTTGCCGGTAAGATATCCGAAGATTTCAATGCCAAGCTTATCCTTGAGCGTTTTGCCGATAACCCGTTCCTTCCAAAATTCTATAAGGACCAGGCCCGTTATGCCTTTTCACTGGAAATGTCTTTCCTGGCCGACCGCTACCAGCAATTAACTGATGACCTCGCGCAATTCGACCTGTTCAGGGATTTTGTTGTAGCCGATTATCATATATTTAAATCGCTTATCTTCTCTAAAGTAACCTTAAGCGAAGACGAATACCGCCTGTACCGCAAGCTGTTCGATATCATGTACAAAGAAATGCACAGGCCGGGGCTGTATGTGTACCTGTACCAGACTACCGAAAGGCTTTTACACCACATAAAGCAGCGTGGGCGCAGCTATGAGCAGGATATGAAGGCCGAATACCTCGAGAGCATCAATCAGGGGTACCTCGACTATATCAAATCGCAGGCCGGGCTCAATGTGCTGATTATCGATGTAACCGACCGCGATTTTGTACACCGCCAGGAAGACTACATCTGGCTTCTGGAACAGATCAATTCGAAAGTAATTTAA
- a CDS encoding suppressor of fused domain protein, which yields MEERKPDDYSEAGNPIYKYEPLNEGIQPVIGDPETTSYIDAHLEKFFNDEDVTVFHELISDKVHIDIYMIRGGDQRDYNILMTSGMSSLPMNVPEGREDLAYAEVVALLPKDWPLTQEAFDNEDNYWPIRQLKTLARFPHLYGTWVGQGHTIANGNPPQRMSPNCAFEGVILLPGFVLPEEFNTIEAGDKEINVLTMIPLYANEMDFKLKKGANALLPLFDKYNVGDIIDITRRDTCKKKFGLF from the coding sequence ATGGAAGAAAGAAAACCCGACGACTATTCCGAAGCAGGAAACCCCATCTACAAATACGAACCGCTAAACGAAGGTATTCAGCCTGTAATCGGCGATCCTGAAACGACTTCGTATATCGATGCGCACCTCGAAAAATTTTTCAACGATGAAGATGTAACGGTTTTCCATGAGCTTATATCCGATAAGGTACATATCGACATTTACATGATCAGGGGAGGGGACCAGCGCGACTACAACATCCTGATGACATCGGGCATGAGCAGCCTGCCCATGAATGTGCCGGAAGGCAGGGAAGACCTGGCCTATGCCGAGGTAGTGGCGTTATTGCCGAAAGACTGGCCGCTGACCCAGGAGGCTTTCGATAATGAAGACAACTATTGGCCCATCCGCCAGCTCAAAACCCTCGCGCGATTCCCGCACCTGTATGGCACATGGGTAGGGCAGGGCCATACCATAGCCAATGGTAATCCACCGCAGCGGATGTCGCCCAACTGCGCTTTTGAAGGGGTGATCCTACTTCCGGGATTTGTGCTTCCTGAGGAATTCAACACCATCGAAGCAGGCGACAAAGAAATAAACGTACTTACCATGATACCGCTTTATGCAAACGAAATGGACTTCAAGCTGAAAAAAGGTGCAAATGCTCTTCTGCCGCTGTTCGATAAGTACAATGTGGGAGATATAATTGATATCACAAGGCGGGATACCTGCAAAAAGAAATTCGGGTTATTTTAA
- a CDS encoding DUF2797 domain-containing protein, protein MQYEGVLTKMQTEPGNPIQYYMVFENSFLNVNQLLGEDFEINFMGFSCLNCTKKKKIYRMGFCYDCFYSIPSAGDWIMRPELSTAHLDVADRDLEFEKKVQLQPHVVYLASASGMKVGVTRKTQVPTRWIDQGASFATPLVEVPNRYLAGITEVALKSHFSDKINWKKMLLNDITLIDLIARRNEVQELLPDEVRDYFATTPEKLYELQYPVLEYPKKISSLNIATTPVFSGKLMGIKGQYLIFEDGTVFNVRAYEGFVVQINV, encoded by the coding sequence ATGCAATACGAAGGCGTTCTCACAAAAATGCAAACCGAGCCCGGCAATCCCATACAATACTACATGGTGTTCGAAAATAGTTTTTTGAATGTGAACCAGTTATTGGGTGAAGATTTTGAGATCAATTTTATGGGTTTCAGCTGCCTTAACTGTACTAAAAAAAAGAAGATCTACCGCATGGGCTTTTGCTACGACTGTTTTTACAGCATCCCTTCGGCGGGCGACTGGATCATGCGTCCCGAGCTCAGCACGGCACACCTTGACGTTGCCGACCGCGACCTGGAATTCGAAAAGAAAGTGCAGCTGCAGCCCCATGTGGTTTACCTTGCATCAGCTTCCGGCATGAAAGTAGGGGTAACGCGCAAAACGCAGGTGCCTACCCGTTGGATCGACCAGGGGGCATCCTTTGCAACACCGTTGGTAGAAGTGCCCAACCGCTACCTGGCTGGTATCACCGAGGTCGCCCTCAAAAGCCACTTTTCCGACAAGATCAACTGGAAGAAGATGTTGCTCAACGACATTACACTAATCGACCTTATAGCGCGCCGCAACGAGGTTCAGGAGCTCCTGCCCGACGAAGTGCGCGATTACTTTGCCACCACCCCGGAAAAGCTGTACGAGCTCCAATATCCTGTTTTGGAATACCCTAAAAAAATAAGCAGCCTCAATATTGCTACTACGCCTGTTTTTAGCGGTAAGCTAATGGGCATCAAAGGCCAATACCTCATTTTTGAAGACGGCACCGTGTTTAATGTGCGGGCGTATGAGGGATTTGTGGTGCAGATAAATGTGTGA
- a CDS encoding M949_RS01915 family surface polysaccharide biosynthesis protein codes for MITKRNATLFLVLINISVCLAQGKLSPTKLNAKQLPEGIEYEGKVKSALQWKDANGDNILITTETGIYTSKKFKHEDDGRDAELFAYHYIMKGGKPLQTWKVYDYISDCPLDIEANFVSDPPNITDLDNDGFAEVWMVYKTACRGDVSPADMKLIMYENGKKHAMRGTEKMLQGVDEKGNKSYDGGTYKFDPAFTNAPESFRVFAKKLWKENLYFVPSTGEPKKL; via the coding sequence ATGATAACCAAACGTAACGCCACACTGTTTTTAGTACTTATAAATATTTCTGTATGTCTTGCACAGGGAAAGCTGTCGCCGACAAAACTCAATGCAAAGCAATTGCCGGAAGGAATTGAGTATGAAGGAAAGGTAAAGTCGGCTTTGCAGTGGAAAGATGCCAATGGCGACAATATTTTAATTACTACCGAAACAGGGATTTATACAAGCAAGAAATTCAAGCATGAAGATGATGGGCGAGATGCTGAATTGTTTGCGTACCATTACATCATGAAAGGTGGTAAACCGTTACAAACGTGGAAGGTCTATGATTACATCTCGGACTGCCCCTTAGATATCGAGGCCAACTTCGTATCAGACCCACCAAACATTACCGATCTGGACAATGATGGCTTTGCGGAAGTATGGATGGTTTATAAGACAGCCTGTCGTGGCGACGTGAGCCCCGCAGATATGAAACTCATCATGTACGAAAACGGAAAAAAACATGCCATGCGGGGAACCGAAAAAATGCTACAGGGAGTTGACGAAAAAGGAAATAAAAGCTATGACGGTGGTACATATAAATTTGATCCCGCTTTTACCAATGCGCCGGAAAGCTTCCGGGTATTCGCAAAAAAATTATGGAAGGAAAACCTTTACTTTGTTCCATCCACGGGAGAGCCTAAAAAACTTTAA
- a CDS encoding HAD-IA family hydrolase: MYKYIVFDFDGTLVDSRGIFLSLYNALAAKYGYAPMTADNLEYLRGLSIGERCKVLKVPMYRLPFLASAVIKGYKAAIPSLQFNEGMQEMLRSLSAQGMPFAILSSNSKSNIKEFFTLREMAVDAVYTSSKIFGKDKMLQKFLKDKSLDASEILYVGDEARDIIACKKARVKVAWVSWGYDSHAAITGLEPDHIINYPSELLEIIDPVKP; this comes from the coding sequence ATGTACAAATACATAGTATTCGATTTTGACGGTACGCTTGTTGATTCGAGGGGTATATTCCTTTCGCTTTACAACGCGCTGGCTGCAAAATATGGCTATGCCCCAATGACAGCCGATAACCTCGAATACCTGCGAGGCCTCAGCATCGGTGAACGTTGTAAGGTTCTAAAGGTGCCCATGTACAGGCTCCCGTTCCTCGCTTCGGCGGTAATAAAAGGTTACAAAGCCGCTATTCCTTCACTTCAGTTCAATGAGGGCATGCAGGAAATGCTGCGATCGCTATCGGCACAAGGGATGCCTTTTGCGATACTTTCATCCAACTCCAAAAGCAACATAAAGGAATTTTTTACGCTGCGGGAAATGGCTGTCGATGCGGTTTACACCTCGTCCAAAATTTTCGGCAAAGACAAGATGCTCCAAAAATTCCTGAAAGATAAAAGCCTTGATGCCTCAGAAATTCTTTACGTAGGTGATGAAGCCCGCGATATCATTGCCTGTAAAAAAGCCCGTGTAAAAGTAGCCTGGGTAAGCTGGGGTTACGATTCCCATGCCGCTATAACCGGCCTCGAACCGGATCATATTATCAATTATCCGTCGGAATTGCTGGAAATTATTGATCCTGTAAAACCTTAA
- a CDS encoding GH3 auxin-responsive promoter family protein: MALPIINSIASWILKKRIHQMELFMKYPNEVQEELLMNLVRNAESTVTGVKYEFASVKNYRAFAERVPVSSYEDLEPMIEQTRRGEQNVFWPTPIKWFAKSSGTTNAKSKFIPVSTEALEDCHYKAGKDLLCLYLNNNEDSQLFTGKSLRLGGSKQLYEDNNTFFGDLSAILIDNMPMWAEFSSTPSNKTSLMSEWETKLAAIVKETMVENVTSFAGVPSWMLVLMNRLLEETGKSNLLEIWPNLEVYFHGGVSFEPYREQYKKILPKSDFRYYEIYNASEGFFAIQDSNDSNELLLMLDYGIFYEFIPMDTFGTPNQRVIRLADVELNKNYAIVITTNAGLWRYMIGDTIRFTSLDPYRIKVTGRTKHHINVFGEELMVENTDTAIAKACAITGAEVIDYTVAPVFMDGREKGAHEWIIEFKNVPDDVEHYRKTLDEALQSLNSDYEAKRYNNMTLNPLVLNVARPKLFYDWLKEQDKLGGQHKIPRLSNERHYLEQLKAMQVEDGSMA, from the coding sequence ATGGCATTGCCGATAATCAATTCAATTGCTTCTTGGATACTGAAGAAACGCATCCACCAGATGGAATTGTTTATGAAATACCCCAATGAGGTTCAGGAAGAGCTGCTTATGAACCTGGTACGCAACGCGGAAAGCACTGTGACCGGGGTGAAATATGAGTTTGCTTCCGTGAAGAATTACCGGGCTTTTGCCGAAAGGGTGCCGGTATCCTCGTATGAAGACCTGGAACCAATGATCGAGCAGACCCGCCGTGGCGAGCAGAACGTTTTTTGGCCTACGCCGATAAAATGGTTCGCTAAATCGAGCGGGACGACCAATGCCAAATCCAAATTCATTCCGGTAAGCACAGAGGCGCTCGAAGACTGCCATTACAAAGCGGGAAAGGACCTGCTGTGCCTCTATCTCAACAATAATGAAGACTCGCAGCTGTTTACCGGGAAAAGCCTCCGCCTGGGCGGAAGCAAGCAGCTTTACGAAGACAATAACACCTTTTTTGGCGACCTTTCGGCTATATTGATAGACAACATGCCTATGTGGGCCGAGTTCAGCAGTACACCGAGTAACAAAACATCGCTGATGAGCGAATGGGAGACTAAGCTGGCCGCCATTGTAAAGGAGACCATGGTGGAGAACGTGACCAGTTTTGCAGGTGTCCCGTCATGGATGCTGGTGCTTATGAACCGCCTGCTCGAAGAGACCGGAAAGAGCAACCTGCTGGAGATATGGCCTAACCTTGAAGTGTACTTTCACGGCGGCGTGAGCTTTGAGCCCTACCGCGAGCAATACAAAAAGATCCTGCCGAAAAGCGACTTTAGGTACTATGAGATTTACAATGCTTCCGAAGGCTTTTTTGCCATACAGGATTCTAACGACAGCAACGAACTGCTGCTTATGCTTGACTATGGCATTTTTTACGAATTCATCCCGATGGATACTTTTGGCACACCCAATCAAAGGGTTATCCGCCTGGCTGATGTGGAACTGAACAAGAACTATGCTATCGTGATTACCACCAATGCCGGGCTGTGGCGCTACATGATCGGCGACACCATTCGCTTTACCTCCCTGGATCCCTACCGTATAAAGGTGACCGGGCGCACGAAGCACCACATCAATGTTTTTGGCGAAGAGCTAATGGTAGAAAATACCGATACCGCTATCGCAAAAGCGTGTGCCATTACCGGGGCTGAGGTGATCGACTATACAGTGGCTCCCGTATTTATGGACGGCCGGGAAAAGGGCGCGCACGAATGGATCATTGAATTTAAGAATGTTCCCGATGATGTGGAGCACTACCGCAAGACCCTTGATGAAGCGCTACAGTCACTAAATTCGGATTACGAAGCAAAGCGCTATAATAATATGACCCTGAACCCCCTCGTACTGAACGTTGCGCGGCCAAAGCTTTTTTATGACTGGCTGAAGGAGCAGGACAAGCTGGGCGGGCAGCACAAGATACCAAGGCTTTCGAATGAGCGCCATTATCTGGAACAGCTGAAAGCGATGCAGGTTGAGGATGGATCAATGGCTTAA